A genomic segment from Chitinophaga flava encodes:
- a CDS encoding SusC/RagA family TonB-linked outer membrane protein, protein MRICTRQSLYGFLYLCVLLLTSACVFAQQPVAGRYPAPTPVKYALDRVTVLYGTTFMYEGVLLKNKTTNVNVDAMKGRPVEEVLKSILYPTDLLFLYVDKNHYTIVSRQKKDHKAENLAPGVVQGSVEEEETRTISGTVREQSGTPLPGVTIQLEGGKKWAISDNNGYFIIAVPVKATALIFTYAGMERKKMVLGPAVNLNVIMDSKVLDEVVITGYQTLSKERATGAFATVKSADLEKRRISSLSQVLEGTLPGVVSYKGDISIRGNSTFMATSAPLYVIDGFPVENTSYDFNFKLKDNVPNINPEDIENITVLKDAAAASIYGARAANGVIVITTKKAKAGTTRISFSGDFAVKPKYDLSYLNKANASELIDLTYNYFDNDPAYKTNPQQEANRLRNYAGAVTPAVDIMLQVAEGKITRAQADEKMNELRSMNLYNKQLLQLMRPSANQQYNLSLSKATAGNAFNFSATFRNEQGYQRSDNNKNLGLNFRNTISVNKWLTAEAGVYLNYSDSKASGPDGISLVDLINDQQPFEPIFDQNGNPLPLRNRLQPDELADYTKYNLYSPNKIVSDEQNYNLAWTRNLKTRAYGKLNAKIRPWLTYEGMFQYEKNTGKTEQLMDAASYYMRDKMNSFTSLDAKGNVVYKLPQGNAFRNYGNYLRAYTLRNQLNFNKTISPQHEIAAIVGSETREVKNNRDFMGMFGYDPLTLQYVPLNNTTEMLNGMVGLNRHQGRLYSYKDLQSMGEVINRYFSFYGNASYIYDGKYMISGSARYDLSNLFGTNPAYQYRPLWSTGASWIISKEKFMEDIAWLNMLKLRASYGINGNVAKESGPFMTVSYSLNSLTNNTTGSIKSPPNPNLRWERTTTTNFGIDFALLKDRISGSVDIYQKKSDDLLTTVTIDPAMGFASAILNNGAMENKGIELMLKGQVIRQRNFGWDITLNGSYNKNKVTRVDLKPGTASSLISDGDYFLQGRPYKALYSYPYAGLNNYGEPMVYNLDGVAVNAAITNPDIAVYSGSLTPLFSGALINNVNWRNFQLSFMFVYHAGNVMRTDARAITGLPNSASFVKGGADNVWKQPGDELYTNVPRISWEYDPRKSSFRDAYYRYGDQNVVSAAYIKARNLALSYSLPKQWIKKAKITDACIRFQADNLFYIGFNGEGIDPEALDFKSGSRSLPIMPTYNVGFNITL, encoded by the coding sequence ATGAGGATTTGTACCAGACAAAGCCTGTATGGCTTCCTGTACCTGTGTGTACTGTTGCTCACCAGTGCCTGTGTTTTTGCACAACAACCAGTCGCCGGCCGATACCCGGCACCTACGCCAGTGAAATATGCATTGGACAGGGTAACTGTTCTTTATGGCACCACTTTTATGTACGAAGGTGTTTTACTGAAAAACAAGACTACCAATGTCAATGTAGATGCCATGAAAGGCAGGCCGGTGGAGGAAGTGCTGAAAAGCATATTATATCCTACTGACCTGTTGTTTCTGTATGTAGATAAAAACCATTATACCATTGTTTCCCGTCAGAAAAAAGACCATAAGGCGGAGAACCTTGCTCCTGGCGTGGTACAGGGAAGTGTGGAGGAAGAGGAAACGCGTACCATCAGTGGTACTGTGAGAGAACAGAGTGGTACACCGCTTCCCGGCGTAACCATACAGCTGGAAGGTGGAAAAAAATGGGCTATATCCGACAACAATGGTTACTTCATCATCGCAGTACCAGTAAAGGCTACCGCCTTAATTTTTACCTATGCCGGCATGGAACGTAAGAAGATGGTACTTGGGCCGGCTGTTAACCTGAACGTGATCATGGACAGCAAAGTACTGGATGAAGTAGTGATAACAGGTTATCAGACACTGTCGAAAGAAAGGGCTACCGGGGCTTTTGCTACTGTTAAATCCGCTGATCTGGAAAAGCGTCGTATCTCCAGCCTGTCGCAGGTGCTGGAAGGTACGCTGCCAGGTGTAGTGAGCTACAAAGGCGATATCAGTATTCGTGGTAACAGCACCTTTATGGCCACCAGTGCACCTTTGTATGTGATTGATGGTTTTCCCGTGGAAAATACTTCCTACGACTTTAATTTTAAACTGAAAGATAATGTACCCAATATCAACCCGGAAGATATTGAAAATATCACCGTGCTGAAGGATGCTGCAGCAGCTTCTATCTATGGTGCGCGTGCAGCCAACGGCGTTATTGTGATCACCACCAAAAAAGCAAAAGCCGGCACTACGAGGATCAGCTTCTCCGGTGATTTCGCGGTAAAACCGAAATATGATCTCTCTTACCTGAATAAGGCCAATGCCAGTGAACTGATAGATCTTACCTATAACTATTTCGACAACGATCCTGCTTATAAAACCAATCCACAACAGGAAGCCAATCGTCTGCGTAATTACGCTGGTGCTGTCACTCCGGCAGTAGACATCATGTTGCAGGTGGCGGAAGGAAAAATCACCCGCGCCCAGGCAGATGAAAAAATGAATGAGCTGCGCAGTATGAACTTATACAATAAACAACTGCTGCAACTGATGCGTCCTTCTGCTAATCAACAGTACAACCTGTCTCTTTCCAAAGCCACGGCCGGTAATGCTTTTAACTTCTCTGCCACTTTCCGGAACGAACAGGGATACCAGCGTTCTGATAACAATAAAAACCTGGGTCTCAACTTCCGCAATACCATCTCTGTCAATAAATGGCTGACAGCAGAAGCTGGCGTATACCTGAACTACAGCGATTCAAAAGCGTCAGGCCCGGATGGTATAAGCCTGGTAGATCTGATCAACGACCAGCAGCCTTTTGAACCTATCTTCGATCAGAATGGTAATCCATTACCACTCCGTAACAGACTGCAGCCGGATGAACTGGCCGACTATACGAAATACAACCTGTATTCCCCTAATAAAATCGTATCTGATGAACAGAACTATAACCTGGCCTGGACACGTAATCTGAAAACGCGTGCCTACGGTAAATTAAACGCTAAAATCCGGCCCTGGCTTACCTATGAAGGCATGTTCCAGTATGAAAAAAATACCGGCAAAACAGAGCAGCTCATGGATGCCGCTTCCTACTACATGCGGGATAAAATGAACAGCTTTACGTCTCTCGATGCAAAAGGGAATGTGGTATACAAACTGCCGCAGGGAAATGCTTTCCGTAATTATGGCAACTACCTTCGCGCCTATACGCTCCGTAATCAGCTGAATTTTAATAAAACTATCTCTCCGCAACATGAAATAGCTGCCATCGTTGGTTCTGAAACCAGAGAGGTGAAAAACAACCGTGACTTCATGGGCATGTTCGGCTATGATCCGCTCACCCTTCAGTATGTGCCGCTCAACAATACCACTGAAATGCTCAATGGCATGGTGGGGCTTAACAGACATCAGGGCAGGCTCTATAGTTACAAAGACCTGCAGTCAATGGGAGAAGTAATCAACCGTTATTTTTCTTTCTATGGTAATGCCAGTTATATCTATGATGGTAAGTACATGATCAGCGGAAGTGCACGTTACGACCTGTCTAACCTGTTTGGTACCAATCCTGCTTATCAGTACAGACCTTTATGGTCTACCGGCGCCAGCTGGATTATCAGCAAAGAGAAATTTATGGAAGACATTGCATGGCTCAATATGCTGAAACTGCGGGCTTCCTACGGTATCAATGGTAATGTGGCCAAAGAATCCGGACCTTTTATGACCGTAAGTTATAGTCTTAATTCCCTGACCAATAACACGACTGGCTCCATCAAATCGCCACCCAATCCTAATCTGCGTTGGGAAAGAACCACTACTACCAACTTCGGTATTGACTTCGCTTTGCTGAAAGACAGGATATCAGGTTCTGTTGATATCTATCAGAAGAAGAGCGATGACCTGCTGACTACCGTGACCATCGATCCGGCCATGGGTTTTGCTTCTGCTATCCTGAATAATGGTGCGATGGAAAACAAAGGTATTGAGCTGATGCTGAAAGGGCAGGTGATTCGTCAGCGTAATTTCGGTTGGGACATTACCCTGAATGGCTCTTACAACAAAAATAAAGTAACACGTGTAGACCTCAAGCCAGGTACCGCTTCTTCACTTATCTCAGATGGTGATTATTTTTTACAGGGCAGGCCTTACAAAGCGCTGTACAGTTATCCCTATGCAGGCTTGAACAACTATGGTGAACCGATGGTGTACAACCTGGATGGTGTAGCGGTAAATGCAGCGATAACAAACCCTGACATCGCGGTGTACAGTGGTTCGCTGACACCTCTTTTCAGCGGCGCCCTGATCAATAATGTCAATTGGCGCAACTTCCAGCTGTCCTTCATGTTTGTGTATCATGCTGGTAACGTGATGCGTACAGATGCCCGTGCCATCACCGGTTTACCTAACTCCGCCAGTTTTGTCAAAGGAGGTGCAGATAATGTATGGAAACAGCCCGGAGATGAGTTGTATACCAATGTGCCCCGTATTTCATGGGAGTATGATCCGCGGAAATCCAGCTTCAGAGATGCCTATTATCGTTATGGTGATCAGAACGTAGTAAGCGCTGCTTACATTAAAGCCAGAAACCTGGCCCTGAGTTATTCTCTGCCCAAACAATGGATTAAGAAAGCAAAGATAACGGATGCGTGTATACGTTTTCAGGCAGATAACCTGTTCTACATTGGTTTTAACGGAGAAGGCATAGATCCCGAAGCTTTGGACTTCAAAAGCGGATCCCGCAGTTTACCAATCATGCCCACGTATAACGTAGGATTCAACATCACACTTTAA
- a CDS encoding RagB/SusD family nutrient uptake outer membrane protein — protein sequence MKKIMQLVLGGSLMIGAASCKKYLEIVPKGEKIPQTLADYKPLVESKSAHTFDYTNQAVVANEFYTPQQQQVAINLSTINFNWQEDKSRAELIIDDAAYNGAYAGIFIYNTLVNNVPDAIEGSAAGKAQLVAQARVARSMLYFYLVTSYARMYDAATAASDPAVPFNITGDAEDKPEQVSVQKIYDFILQDVNAALPDLPKTAENAYYANKGAGYAFLSRVHLFMKHYDEAAGFADKALAENSVLFDYPGYYNDNKAVLEKPTLSVNTPKFEFTNPENYIFHYGGSIAQLQGFYASSMRYADSAQYDKGDARLLVNFAPRSLGPTSETIWSYRRNDNVNVGGIRTPEMYYIKAECLARAGKMGEAMAALNTVRRKRILAASYTDVAANTPEEAISLIRRELRCEYRGTGMIYLDYRRFNNDPQYKATITKVEGTRTYSIKPESLMWIMPFSVKALAYNKTLQQNSK from the coding sequence ATGAAAAAGATCATGCAACTTGTTTTAGGTGGAAGCCTGATGATAGGAGCTGCCAGCTGTAAGAAATACCTGGAGATAGTACCCAAGGGAGAGAAAATCCCGCAAACGCTGGCAGACTATAAACCACTGGTAGAGAGCAAAAGCGCTCATACTTTTGATTATACCAACCAGGCTGTGGTAGCCAATGAATTTTATACACCCCAGCAGCAACAGGTAGCTATAAACCTGAGTACCATTAATTTTAACTGGCAGGAAGACAAAAGCAGGGCTGAGCTGATCATTGATGATGCGGCTTATAATGGAGCTTATGCCGGTATTTTCATTTATAACACGCTGGTGAATAATGTCCCGGATGCTATAGAAGGATCTGCTGCCGGAAAGGCCCAGCTGGTGGCGCAGGCCCGTGTGGCAAGAAGTATGCTTTACTTTTATCTGGTGACTTCCTACGCCAGAATGTATGATGCGGCTACAGCAGCCAGCGATCCGGCTGTACCTTTCAATATTACCGGCGATGCCGAAGACAAACCAGAGCAGGTATCTGTTCAGAAGATCTACGACTTCATCCTGCAGGATGTGAATGCAGCGCTGCCGGACTTGCCAAAGACTGCTGAAAATGCTTACTACGCCAATAAAGGAGCAGGATATGCTTTTCTGTCGAGGGTACACCTGTTCATGAAACATTATGATGAAGCAGCCGGCTTTGCCGATAAAGCACTGGCTGAAAATAGTGTTCTGTTTGATTATCCTGGTTATTACAATGATAACAAGGCAGTACTGGAGAAGCCCACGTTGTCTGTGAATACGCCGAAGTTTGAGTTCACCAACCCGGAGAATTATATTTTCCATTATGGCGGCAGTATTGCGCAGCTGCAGGGTTTTTATGCCTCTTCCATGCGTTATGCTGATTCTGCGCAGTATGATAAGGGAGATGCCCGTTTGCTGGTCAATTTTGCACCGAGAAGTCTGGGCCCTACATCAGAAACGATCTGGTCTTACAGAAGGAATGATAACGTGAACGTGGGTGGTATCCGCACACCGGAGATGTACTACATTAAAGCGGAGTGTCTGGCCCGTGCGGGTAAGATGGGAGAGGCTATGGCCGCGCTGAATACCGTACGTCGCAAACGTATACTGGCGGCTTCTTATACAGATGTTGCCGCCAACACGCCGGAAGAGGCCATCAGCCTGATACGGAGAGAGCTGCGTTGTGAATACAGAGGAACAGGTATGATATATCTGGATTATCGCCGCTTCAACAACGACCCGCAGTACAAGGCTACCATCACAAAGGTGGAAGGCACCAGAACCTATTCCATCAAGCCGGAATCACTGATGTGGATCATGCCTTTTTCTGTAAAGGCACTGGCTTACAATAAAACATTGCAGCAAAATTCCAAGTAG
- the leuS gene encoding leucine--tRNA ligase, whose protein sequence is MEYNFRAIEKKWQQQWQESHAYKVSNDSPKPKCYVLDMFPYPSGAGLHVGHPLGYIATDIYARYKRLKGYNVLHTMGYDAFGLPAEQYALETGQHPAVTTAQNIKAFREQLDNIGFCYDWDRQVNTSDPSYYKWTQWIFLQLFESWFNRINQKAEPISTLTAIFEKEGNSNHGCPGDRQRSFTAATWKSYSEKEQREILMQYRLAFLDYAEVNWCAALGTVLANDEVINGVSERGGHPVIKKKMRQWFLRITEYANRLLEGLETVDFSDAMKEMQRNWIGKSQGAEIKFALKGSDQHLEVYTTRPDTIFGVDFMVIAPEHELVQQITTPEQKEAIEKYLEYVQSRSERERMADVKQITGCFTGAYAVNPFDGREIPVWTAEYVLAGYGTGAIMAVPCGDQRDFGFARHFNIPITNIIGDAFNGEEANPTKDAQLQNSGFLNGMDMKAAMDAVISKLEEMKIGKRQINYKMRDAGFSRQRYWGEPFPILFKDGVPYAMDEKDLPLELPYVEQYKPGEEGEGPLANITDWVNVAPDVKRETNTMPGYAGSSWYFLRYMDPHNNTTFADRKATDYWNQVDVYVGGTEHAVGHLLYSRMWTKALFDLGHIGFDEPFKSLINQGMIGGSSRLVYRIRGTQQFVSYGLKDQYETDALHVDVNIVDGVELDLEAFKKWKADYADATFILEDGKYICGTLLEKMSKRLFNTVNPNDLVNKFGADTFRMYEMFLGPVEQSKPWDTKGIEGVHRFLKKMWRLFADENKGLIVTNDAPTPEELKILHKTINKIDGDTNSFSYNTAVSQFMICVNELATLKCSKRDILEPLLVLLTPFAPHFCEELWHLLGNTTSILNAAYPVYNEAYTKESAFNYPIAVNGKTRTEMGLPLDADNSTIEKEVLASEVVQKWLDGKQPKKVIIVKGRMINIVV, encoded by the coding sequence ATGACAGCCCCAAACCCAAATGTTATGTGCTGGACATGTTCCCCTACCCTTCCGGAGCAGGGCTACACGTAGGGCATCCTTTGGGCTACATCGCTACAGACATCTATGCAAGGTATAAAAGGCTAAAAGGTTATAACGTACTACATACCATGGGGTACGACGCCTTCGGCCTGCCGGCAGAACAATACGCCCTGGAAACAGGCCAGCATCCGGCCGTTACCACCGCCCAGAACATCAAAGCCTTCCGGGAACAGCTGGATAATATCGGATTTTGCTATGACTGGGACCGCCAGGTAAATACCAGCGATCCTTCTTACTATAAATGGACCCAGTGGATCTTTTTACAGCTGTTTGAAAGCTGGTTTAACCGTATCAACCAGAAAGCTGAGCCCATCAGCACACTGACCGCCATCTTCGAAAAAGAAGGCAACAGCAACCACGGCTGCCCCGGCGACCGTCAGCGCTCCTTTACCGCTGCAACATGGAAAAGCTATTCCGAAAAGGAACAGCGGGAAATCCTTATGCAGTATCGCCTCGCTTTCCTGGACTACGCCGAAGTAAACTGGTGCGCTGCCCTCGGCACTGTACTGGCCAATGACGAAGTAATCAACGGTGTGAGTGAACGTGGTGGCCACCCTGTGATTAAAAAGAAAATGCGCCAGTGGTTCCTCCGCATCACCGAGTACGCCAACCGCCTCCTCGAAGGACTGGAAACCGTAGACTTCAGCGATGCCATGAAGGAAATGCAGCGCAACTGGATCGGTAAAAGCCAGGGCGCCGAAATAAAATTCGCGCTGAAAGGCTCCGACCAGCACCTGGAAGTATATACCACCCGGCCCGACACCATCTTCGGTGTAGACTTCATGGTGATTGCCCCGGAACATGAGCTGGTACAACAGATCACTACCCCGGAACAAAAAGAAGCCATCGAAAAATACCTGGAGTACGTACAAAGCCGCTCCGAAAGGGAACGTATGGCCGATGTAAAACAAATCACCGGCTGCTTTACCGGCGCCTACGCTGTCAACCCATTCGACGGCCGCGAGATACCGGTATGGACTGCAGAATACGTACTGGCCGGCTACGGCACCGGCGCCATCATGGCTGTGCCCTGCGGCGACCAGCGCGACTTCGGCTTCGCCCGTCATTTTAATATCCCCATCACCAACATCATCGGGGATGCCTTCAATGGCGAAGAAGCCAATCCTACTAAAGATGCCCAGCTGCAAAACAGCGGCTTCCTCAATGGTATGGATATGAAAGCCGCCATGGACGCGGTGATCTCCAAACTGGAAGAAATGAAGATCGGCAAACGCCAGATCAACTATAAAATGCGTGACGCAGGCTTCAGCCGTCAGCGTTACTGGGGCGAGCCATTCCCTATTCTGTTTAAGGACGGTGTTCCCTACGCGATGGACGAAAAAGACCTGCCACTGGAACTGCCCTACGTAGAACAGTACAAACCCGGAGAAGAAGGTGAAGGCCCGCTGGCCAACATCACCGACTGGGTAAACGTAGCCCCCGATGTAAAAAGGGAAACCAACACCATGCCCGGATATGCCGGCAGCAGCTGGTATTTCCTCCGCTACATGGATCCGCACAACAACACAACCTTCGCCGACCGCAAAGCTACCGACTACTGGAACCAGGTAGATGTATACGTGGGCGGTACCGAACATGCCGTAGGACACCTGCTCTACTCCCGCATGTGGACCAAAGCACTCTTTGACCTCGGTCATATCGGATTTGATGAACCTTTCAAATCACTGATCAACCAGGGGATGATTGGCGGCAGCTCCAGACTGGTATACCGTATCCGTGGTACCCAGCAGTTTGTTTCCTATGGCCTGAAAGACCAGTATGAAACCGATGCGCTGCATGTGGACGTAAACATTGTAGACGGCGTGGAATTAGACCTGGAAGCCTTTAAAAAGTGGAAAGCTGACTACGCTGACGCTACTTTTATCCTCGAAGATGGTAAATATATCTGCGGTACCCTGCTGGAAAAAATGAGCAAACGCCTGTTCAATACTGTCAACCCGAACGACCTCGTAAATAAATTCGGCGCCGACACCTTCCGTATGTACGAAATGTTCCTGGGCCCTGTAGAACAGTCCAAACCCTGGGATACCAAAGGCATAGAAGGCGTACACCGCTTCCTCAAAAAAATGTGGCGCCTGTTTGCCGATGAAAATAAAGGACTCATCGTTACCAACGACGCCCCTACACCGGAAGAGCTGAAAATACTGCATAAAACCATCAACAAAATTGATGGCGATACAAACAGCTTCTCCTACAATACGGCTGTCAGCCAGTTTATGATCTGTGTAAACGAACTGGCTACACTGAAATGCAGCAAACGGGATATCCTGGAACCATTGCTGGTACTGCTCACACCATTTGCACCTCACTTCTGCGAAGAACTGTGGCATTTACTGGGAAATACTACCAGCATCCTGAACGCAGCATATCCGGTATACAATGAAGCCTATACGAAAGAAAGCGCCTTCAACTACCCAATTGCTGTAAACGGTAAAACCCGTACTGAAATGGGCCTCCCATTAGACGCTGACAACAGCACCATCGAAAAGGAAGTACTGGCCAGCGAAGTAGTACAGAAATGGCTCGACGGCAAACAGCCTAAAAAAGTGATCATCGTAAAAGGAAGAATGATCAACATAGTAGTCTAA
- a CDS encoding prolipoprotein diacylglyceryl transferase family protein encodes MYKIICWTVVYPVYVSIASLHLPLHAVMETLGMFIGFRYFLYLRKRQGDQVSGDNRIWSLIGATFGALLGSRLLGSLENPPGLWQADHPLYYIYQNKTIVGGLLGGLAGVEIIKKIIGERQSTGDLFTYPLILAMIIGRIGCFSMGIYEETYGVPTSLPWGMNLGDGLHRHPVALYEIVFLLLWWQLFRYLSRRYVLVSGGRFKLLMIGYLLFRFLLDFIKPGYRFAFGLGSIQLACLAGLIYYSPVIFSPSRLIQKQYA; translated from the coding sequence GTGTATAAAATAATCTGCTGGACTGTGGTATATCCTGTATATGTTTCCATCGCTTCTTTACATCTTCCATTACATGCTGTTATGGAAACACTGGGTATGTTTATCGGTTTCCGGTATTTTTTGTATTTGCGCAAACGGCAGGGGGACCAGGTGTCGGGTGATAACCGTATCTGGTCTTTAATAGGCGCTACTTTCGGAGCCTTGCTGGGCAGTCGTTTGCTGGGATCCCTGGAGAACCCTCCGGGCTTATGGCAGGCCGATCATCCGCTTTATTACATCTACCAGAACAAAACGATCGTGGGTGGGCTACTTGGTGGGTTGGCAGGAGTGGAAATAATCAAAAAAATTATTGGTGAACGCCAGTCTACCGGTGATCTCTTTACCTACCCGCTGATATTGGCTATGATTATCGGGCGGATAGGTTGTTTCAGCATGGGGATTTATGAAGAAACGTATGGTGTGCCTACTTCTTTACCCTGGGGGATGAACCTGGGTGATGGTCTTCACCGGCATCCGGTGGCGCTATACGAGATCGTTTTTCTGTTGTTGTGGTGGCAGCTGTTTCGCTACCTGAGCCGGCGTTATGTGCTCGTCAGCGGTGGTCGTTTTAAACTCCTGATGATCGGTTATCTGTTGTTCCGCTTCCTGCTGGATTTTATCAAGCCCGGTTACCGTTTTGCTTTTGGACTCGGGTCTATACAACTGGCCTGCCTGGCTGGACTGATCTACTATTCACCGGTTATCTTTTCTCCTTCACGATTAATTCAGAAACAGTATGCCTGA
- a CDS encoding radical SAM protein, translating to MPEKNYTYYDFTVSICSTCLRRVDAKVIFEDNKVFMLKNCPEHGREKVLIATDIDYYKNTRNYNKPSEAPLKTNTRTHYGCPYDCGLCQDHEQHSCLSVIEVTDRCNLTCPTCYAMSSPHYGRHRTLEEIEQMLDIIVANEGQPDVIQLSGGEPTIHPQFFEILDIAKRKPIRHLMINTNGVRIAKDKEFTARLATYMPDFEVYLQFDSFKPEALERMRGKDLTDVRKQALENLNEVNLSTTLVVTLQRGVNDDEMGKIIDYALQQRCVRGVTFQPVQVAGRADDFDPATDRITLTEVRQRILEQSPVFNAHDIIPVPCNPDALAMAYALKIEDKVFPLTRFVDPAVLLNNSKNTIVYEQDEKLHQHVLKIFSTGISTDAAVCDMQSLLCCLPQVQAPGLDYNNLFRIVIMRFIDAYDFDVRAIKKSCVHIVHKDGRIIPFETMNLFYRDDKEAYLKTLQQERESIQL from the coding sequence ATGCCTGAAAAAAATTATACCTACTACGACTTTACAGTGAGCATCTGTAGTACCTGTTTACGGCGTGTAGACGCTAAAGTTATATTTGAAGATAACAAGGTGTTTATGTTAAAAAACTGCCCTGAACATGGGCGGGAAAAAGTGCTCATCGCTACGGATATTGATTATTATAAAAATACCCGTAACTATAACAAGCCTTCGGAAGCACCGCTGAAAACCAATACCCGCACACATTACGGCTGTCCATATGATTGTGGGCTATGTCAGGATCATGAACAACATTCCTGTCTTTCAGTGATAGAGGTGACAGATCGTTGTAATCTTACCTGCCCTACCTGTTACGCGATGTCTTCACCACATTATGGCCGTCATCGTACGCTGGAAGAGATAGAACAGATGCTGGACATCATTGTGGCCAACGAAGGACAGCCTGACGTAATACAGCTCAGTGGCGGGGAGCCCACCATACATCCACAGTTTTTTGAAATACTGGACATCGCCAAACGTAAGCCCATCAGGCATCTGATGATCAATACCAATGGTGTCCGGATTGCAAAGGACAAAGAATTTACCGCCAGACTGGCTACCTATATGCCCGATTTTGAAGTGTATCTTCAGTTCGATTCCTTCAAGCCGGAAGCTCTGGAACGGATGCGTGGGAAAGACCTAACCGATGTAAGAAAACAGGCACTGGAAAACCTGAATGAAGTAAATCTTAGCACCACGCTGGTGGTCACCTTACAGCGCGGCGTCAATGACGACGAGATGGGCAAAATCATTGACTATGCCCTGCAACAGCGATGTGTAAGAGGAGTTACTTTCCAGCCGGTACAGGTGGCAGGCCGTGCTGATGACTTTGATCCGGCTACTGATCGTATCACACTCACGGAAGTACGGCAGCGTATCCTCGAACAGTCACCGGTATTTAATGCACATGATATTATACCGGTACCTTGTAATCCGGATGCGCTGGCCATGGCTTATGCGCTGAAAATAGAGGATAAGGTGTTTCCGCTGACCCGTTTTGTAGATCCGGCTGTTCTGCTGAATAACAGTAAAAATACTATTGTATACGAACAAGATGAAAAGCTGCATCAGCATGTGCTTAAAATTTTCAGTACGGGTATTTCCACTGATGCTGCCGTGTGTGATATGCAGTCTTTATTATGTTGTCTGCCGCAGGTACAGGCGCCGGGGCTGGATTACAACAATCTGTTCAGGATTGTGATCATGCGGTTTATTGATGCATATGATTTTGATGTAAGGGCAATCAAAAAGTCCTGCGTACATATTGTACATAAAGACGGAAGGATCATTCCTTTCGAAACGATGAACCTGTTTTACAGGGATGACAAAGAAGCTTATCTGAAAACGCTGCAACAGGAGCGTGAATCTATTCAGTTATAA
- a CDS encoding peptidoglycan DD-metalloendopeptidase family protein: protein MLQEVLKKYQSTFKPVIALIHPDEQLLVMDFTASNTILTKATLNNIKKFCNYITRTLKANSCRLGIGGYSEHRTIYAVSPHFDAGEEPRRLHLGIDVWGAAGTPVFAPLNGHIHSFRFNDHFGDYGATIILQHKLEGYTFHTLYGHLSISNLQGLYENMPVVAGQQLGYFGTPAENGGWPPHLHFQLIEDMMKFRGDYPGVCRFSERDKYLQNSPDPDLILQLNGNTHG, encoded by the coding sequence ATGCTACAGGAGGTATTAAAGAAATATCAATCCACCTTTAAGCCGGTCATAGCTCTGATTCATCCGGATGAGCAGTTATTGGTCATGGACTTTACTGCCAGCAACACTATCCTGACTAAAGCCACTTTGAACAATATCAAAAAGTTCTGCAATTATATTACGCGAACATTGAAGGCCAACAGTTGCCGGCTGGGCATTGGCGGATACAGCGAACACCGGACCATCTACGCCGTTAGTCCTCACTTTGACGCCGGAGAAGAGCCACGCAGACTGCACCTGGGCATAGATGTCTGGGGCGCAGCAGGCACCCCTGTTTTTGCGCCACTGAATGGCCATATTCACAGCTTCCGCTTTAATGATCACTTCGGTGACTACGGCGCTACCATCATCCTACAACATAAGCTGGAGGGATATACTTTCCATACGCTCTATGGACATCTCAGCATCTCCAACCTGCAAGGGCTATACGAAAATATGCCAGTCGTGGCTGGCCAGCAGCTGGGCTACTTCGGCACTCCTGCCGAAAACGGAGGATGGCCACCGCATCTGCATTTCCAGCTTATAGAAGACATGATGAAATTCAGAGGTGATTACCCGGGCGTATGCCGCTTCAGCGAACGGGATAAATATCTTCAAAACTCTCCTGATCCTGATCTTATCTTGCAACTGAACGGCAACACCCACGGATAA